The genomic DNA GATCGTCGGGGCGGAAAGGCGTAGTTGCGCTAATAATGTATTTACGAAAACCGATCGAGGGTGCGTGTTCTGCGGCCAACAGATGCGCGCTCACAACATCTTCGATGTCCACACGCCTGTAGAGATATTCATTCGCCTTTACGTTTGCGTCTGAGTAGGCTTCCCGCACTCCTCTATTGTCATCTTCCTCGGGGAAGAATCGGGAGGTCCTGAGCACGATGCAGGCAAGGCGCTGGTTGCGATGGAACAACTGGCAGAGGTCCTCGGCTGCCGCTTTGGTCACACCATAGATGTTCTTGGGAACAGGCGTGGCCTCTTCCGTGATCCACGCTGCGGGAGCTCCCCGAGGCGGCACGAGGGCGTCACCCAACAGGCTGGTTGTGCTGGTGTAGATGAAGGACTCGACGCCTGCTGTGACGGCCTCTTCCAGCAGATTGAGCGTGCCGCCGATGTTGGTGTCCACAAAGTCCTGCCGGCGGTGGGTAGCGATGTGAGGCTTGTGCAGGGTGGCGGGATGGAAGACCGTCTGAACGCCACTCATGCAACGCCTCACACAGAAACGATCTGTGATTGAGCCGACGTGAGTGGTAAATGGCGATGCAATGATGTCGAGTCCGACCACCTCGTGTTGCAAATCCAGCAAGGTTCGAACCAGGGCCTCGCCAAGGTGGCCGGAACTTCCTGTAACCAAAACTCTCATGCTCGCGTCATTTCCTTTTCACTCTCTGAATCAGGCCGGCCATGCAGTCAATTCTTGCGCCGTTGGCAGATCACAGCATACAACGATGTCACATCACGCCGGCCCTTTTCGGATTGTGGCTCATGGCATGGCTCAGCTACGTTCGCACGAGCCTGGAAAACAGGAATAATATTGTTGCCAGCATGACCATCCGCAAAATCGTCCATATTGATATGGACGCATTTTATGCTTCCGTCGAACAGCGCGATGATCCGCAACTGCGCGGCAAACCTGTAATTGTCGCCTGGCGGGCCAGCCGTTCCGTGGTTTGTGCGGCATCGTATGAAGCCAGAAGTTTCGGAGTACGCTCGGCCATGCCGGCGATTCGTGCGGAACGATTGTGCCCTGATGCCATCTTCGTGGCCCCGGATTTCACACGCTATCGGGCGGTTTCGCATATGGTGCGCGAGATCTTCAAGCGGCACACCGATTTGGTGGAGCCGCTCTCGCTTGACGAGGCCTATCTCGACGTTACTGAGAACAAGACTGGCTTGCCGACCGCAACCCGGGTTGCCTGCGCAATTCGTGAGCAAATCCGCCAGGAATTGAACCTGACAGCCTCTGCCGGCGTTGCCCCCAATAAATTTCTGGCAAAGATCGCCTCTGACTGGCGCAAGCCAGATGGGCTCTTCGTCATCCAGCCTGGCGAGGTAGATACATTTCTGTCTCCGCTGCCGGTTGGACGTCTGCCGGGTGTCGGCAAAGTGACGGGAGAGAGGCTTGAGAAACTTGGAATACTGACGGTGAAGGATTTGCGAGGTCTGGATTTGCCGGTGATCGAACGCCACTTCGGCCGCTATGGCCGGCGGCTCTACGAGTTGGCTCGAGGTCTCGACAATAGCGAAGTTGTCCCAGACCGGCCTACAAAATCCATGTCGGCCGAGGATACGTTTGAGCACGACGTGCACTTGGCAGAAACCGAGCCTATGATCCGCCGTCTTGCGGAAAAACTTTGGTCCGCTTCACGCAAGGAATCGCGTATAGCGCGTACCGTAGTCCTGAAACTAAAGACAAGCGAGTTCCAGATTCTCACCCGTAGCCATACGCCCGGCTCCCCGCCCTCTTCGTGCGAAGAATTGACCAACATCGCCTTGTCGCTGCGAGAGCGAGTGGAGCTGGGCCCGCAGCAACGCTTTCGCCTCGTCGGTGTTGGCCTAAGCAACTTTCACGATCCCAACGAAAAGAAAGAAAACGAAGAAAAGCCCCCGCAGCCAGCCCTGTTCGAGTGACTGCAACCGCAAAAACTTTCGCCGCGGATGAACGCGGATCAACGCAGATTTTCAGAGGATTTAGGGCCT from Terriglobales bacterium includes the following:
- the dinB gene encoding DNA polymerase IV, which translates into the protein MQSILAPLADHSIQRCHITPALFGLWLMAWLSYVRTSLENRNNIVASMTIRKIVHIDMDAFYASVEQRDDPQLRGKPVIVAWRASRSVVCAASYEARSFGVRSAMPAIRAERLCPDAIFVAPDFTRYRAVSHMVREIFKRHTDLVEPLSLDEAYLDVTENKTGLPTATRVACAIREQIRQELNLTASAGVAPNKFLAKIASDWRKPDGLFVIQPGEVDTFLSPLPVGRLPGVGKVTGERLEKLGILTVKDLRGLDLPVIERHFGRYGRRLYELARGLDNSEVVPDRPTKSMSAEDTFEHDVHLAETEPMIRRLAEKLWSASRKESRIARTVVLKLKTSEFQILTRSHTPGSPPSSCEELTNIALSLRERVELGPQQRFRLVGVGLSNFHDPNEKKENEEKPPQPALFE
- a CDS encoding NAD(P)-dependent oxidoreductase gives rise to the protein MRVLVTGSSGHLGEALVRTLLDLQHEVVGLDIIASPFTTHVGSITDRFCVRRCMSGVQTVFHPATLHKPHIATHRRQDFVDTNIGGTLNLLEEAVTAGVESFIYTSTTSLLGDALVPPRGAPAAWITEEATPVPKNIYGVTKAAAEDLCQLFHRNQRLACIVLRTSRFFPEEDDNRGVREAYSDANVKANEYLYRRVDIEDVVSAHLLAAEHAPSIGFRKYIISATTPFRPDDLADLQVDAPRVVRARVPDYEAEYERRRWNMFPGIERVYVNQRARNELGWLPRYDFNYIISRLRADDDPRSPLARLVGSKGYHAELFSDGPYPVE